ACCAAATATATAAAGTCAATAAGTGTGTGAGACACAAACTGAGACGCCTCATCCGGTTTTTCGGCAGCAAAGACGCGAGTGTGATTACATTAATCACGACGCCATTTATGTTTACGtcatctaaatgcaatagaGCCATCATTTATGTTAATAGTTAGACCCCTGTGACAGTTTAAAATGTCATACGTTGTAAGTTACGCTGTAAGTCGCACGAGCTGTATGTGTTGCATTAACCAGTAGTGGAAAGGACCATGCTCGTTTTGTttcatatgtttgttttatcattttatagGTGTTTTATCCAGTTTTTACATTACAAACTTTTGCCCTCTACTATTCTGACCTATTGTTTTTGGTTCGGATTGATTGTGCCTCATGTAaaattttatttcatgtgtgtttagtTGGACCCATACATGGATGAGAACTTCATCAAGCAGGCCTTTAGTGCTATGGGAGAATCGCCATTTGGAGTGAAGATCATCACTCACAGGATAACAGGGTAGGATACACAGAGCGCCTTAAAGCTTCTCTTGAAGCTTTCAACACAACTGATATGGTACATGTATTGGTAAAGTTTAGTAGAGGTGGACAGCTTTGACTTCAGTCTAAAGTAGGGATGCCCTGatcatgttttctgtgctgttgaTGCAAATTACCAGTCATCTTTGAGCAACTGATTGGTATGTTGAAGCAGCTGGTATAGTAGTATTATAGGTAAGGAATTCTGGTCAAATGTTATCTGATTATGGACACTATTTACTAGGCATGGTACGGTTTATGTGGACAAACCGAACCGTACGCTTTGCTTCTCACGGCACGGGGCATGTGTAAACCGTACGGTGTCCACGGTTTAAGTTTTTTTGGTGACCAGACGTTCGATGTGCGCATTGTAGCCCGTATGTTACCACGTGGTTATCATTCGCGCCAAAGAAGCGAAACCAAAGCAAGGAGGAGCAGCGTGTACAAACATGGCAAGTGGAAGTGAGGAAGGCGGGCCGCCTAGGCCGGACATAGAGGATGCACTAGGGATGGGACGGTTAATGAAACCGAGCCGAACCGTTCGGGTCGACCTTCCCGGTTCGGTGCGCGTGCGTGCCGTTCGAATCATACTCGCGCGCAACTTTGGGTGTGTTGGGGGAAATCAGTTTTAGAGGAGGTGCGAACATGGCGAGCGGAGAAGACTCGGAGCTAGAGGATGCGCCAGCAGCGTTATATAGGTCTGGTGTGTGGGAGCATTTTGCATTCAGGGTGACCTATGAAGGCGGTAAGAAAGTTGTGGATAAAAGTGCCACAGTGTGCAAGTACTGTGCAACGCGTATCGCTTACGCTAACGGAAACACATCTAACATGTTGGCTCAACTGCGGAGACATCATCCCAGTGTGACCGTTGACAGCGCAAGAAGGAGGGGCGGGGAGCCGGGCAGAGAGCCGGGCAGGGCTGCACAACTTCTCCTCCCCGCGGCTTTTAAACAAACGTACACAGACAAGTCAGACAGGGCGAAGGGCATAACGAAAGCACTGGGGTGTTTCATCGCCAAAGATATGCAACCTTATGCCGTGGTTGAGGGTGCGGGATTTCAGTGCATGATAAGGCACTCGAGCCACGATATAAAATCCCCTCCCgcaaacacttcagctgcacgGTAATTCCCGCACTTTATGAAGAGGTCCGACGGGGAATTGTGAAAGAGTTGTCTGACACAGCCTATGTTGCTCTTACTACGGATGGATGGACATCCAGGGCAACTGgattatttattgtattttgttttgttactttagataacacagtgacactttaagtttgattaaaaaaaacaaacaaacagactccaGCCTTATTTCTTTGATTGTATTTCAAACACTGCAGTTCAATTTTCGAGTGGAAAATACTTAGCTTTTCATGAACCACTAATAGTCCATACGGAGTTGAAACATGTTACATGTTAGaagaaacatgttatttttgtgttgatttcaaagGGACCTAAGTCTGATAGAGCCTATGCTTTACTTTATGTTGATGGTATATAATGTGAGTtgtaaaaacagtaaagttaaaTTCTTTCATAAGCACCAAGCGTCAGAGTTGTGAGAGCCGTTTTGGCGAAGCGTTTTATTTTAGATAGAGATATTGTtttccaaataaatgaaaagcatgTTGGAACTAGCAatatctcctctctttcagtgCCAGAATCTCACTTACCTTTAACCCAAGACCGTCACAATGATGTATCAAATGTCAGACTGCCTCATTCTTTCAGTTTTAACATTACTATACAAGACATAATTGATTTTTGAAACAATCAATGTACACCCAACCGAACCGAAAACCGTGACCACAAAACCGTGATTCGAACCGAACCGCGGATTTTGTGAACCGTTCCACCCCTACTATTTACCCATGTTTTTGTGCCAAAGTGATTATTGGAGACAACAATTATTGAAGTTCTTTCAGTATTTACTTAGTCTGCTCAATTAACTGATCGGCACAAAGAACTCCCAAGGAGAAATGCAATGAGTGGACAGTGTACCAAGAAACAAATGTGGGAAAGTTGACTAGTTACTGATCTGCTACTCACTGAGAGTAGCCACTCATTTTTTACCAAATATCAGCTGATAGCATTTGGTGGCTGATTGATCTGGGCATCCCTAGTGTTAAGTGTTGACTCATCTCCACAGCAAATATTGCTCACTCTTGACTGAAATGTGACAGCAGGTTTGATGGCGAAATGACCCGTGTGGCTTTTATACTGTTAATTGCTGTTCTGTTGTTTGCATAGAAaatgtcttctctgtgtgtccctAACATTTCTGTCCTCTTGTGTAGTGGTTCAGCAGGATACTGCTTCGTGGAGCTGGCAGATGAAGCAAGTGTTGACCGCTGTGTCCAAAGGCTCAACGGAAAACTGGTCCCTGGATCAAACCCGGTCAGTTCTATGACGTAATAGCAAAATACTTGCTCATATATCGTTGATACAATCGTCCtgcaatatttatatatattattgtttctctctatatatatatatatttatatatactaTTGACAATTTAATATcgcctcctttttttcctccagtgttAGAGTTATGTTATCAAACAGTATTTATGTGTTGATTTGACTGTGGATAGTGGAGCTCAACTAGTCTTGGTCCTCCTTTGTTATGACAATAACTTAATAGTACTGAATGATTCTAAGTAAATACAACATGAGgttgtcatttttctctgtaaACACACCAGATTCTTGTTAATGCATTGGTTAAATGTGTCAAATCAGTTcaatttgctgtttgtgttgctttagCTACCACTATTGTGCTATCCCAGGCTGTACGAATACTATTAAGTGAAACTATATTCTATACTGGCTGCAGTGACAGCAAGTCTCCTTAAAGGTTTGGTGGtgtaataaatacataaagtaATAAATAGGAAAATTCATGCCAGCTTGAAACTTCTTAAAGTCTCAAGTGGAGTGTAAAGTTGTGAGCTTAGCTGCTTGCTACTGAATTTGAAATGCTGTTGGCCCTGTGAGCTGGCCAAGCTGCTGGGCTCCCCTGTCCACCTGTacctgctgctgaaggtggCTGAGAGGCTGCTTGTACATGAATGTACTTTGTTTGAAGCTGGTGAATAGAGTCTCTGGTAGGAACTAACTGAGGAATGGGCTAAAGGCTGGTCTGGGTGGTGGAGGTATGTAAAACCAAATAACAACCATAATAACTCCACTTTTTATTTCCAGCAATATCAGTGCTATACTACACGTCTTTGGTGTTTGAGGTTggcttagtgtgtgtgttttctctctcccctgtgCAGCCCCGGAAGTTTAAGCTAAATTATGCCACCTATGGCAAACGGCCAGAGGCAGGGTAAGATATGATTCACATTCaacttttccatcatttttctGTTATATCACAGTAtggtaaatgtaaaaaaaagaaataaaataaaaaataatatgtatgtatacatacatacacacacacacacacacacacacacacacacacacacacacacacgtaataCATCCCATGTAATACATCCACATTTACTCCTCAGTCTGTTTTCAGCATTTGGGGAGTgctactgcatatgtgaaaaacgTTCTTTAAAGCCCTTTGTGTCCAGtggatgctgtgtgaaatatCCTTGTGACGCCACTtgcttaccagacctctgtagtAAGACTGATGAAGTTGTCTTTAAGAATATTATGAGTGTCTGATCAAAGGTTTTGCTCATCTCAGGCCGGAGTTCTCAGTGTTTGTGGGTGACTTGGCCTCTGAAGTAGATGACTTTCAACTACACCAAGTTTTCAAGAAGTACCTTTCCTGCAAGGGAGCCAAAGTGGTCACTGACCAGTATGGATACTCCAGGTATGTCAACTCATAGAGGTGGACTGGCAGCAATGTGGCTTCAGAAATGTCATAAGTGTTCAGTTTGACATCGGCTGGTTTCTTGAACTACATATGATTTGTTTAATTTCCTTTGTGTGTTGTAGGGGTGGGTGGTATGACCGGAAATAATTTTTTACAATGGTGAATACTGCGCTCAACATGATTCTACCTCTTTTCACTCTATTGGCAATATAAGGGGATATAGCTTGAAGAAAAGcatattttaaaaaactgatgtgtttattggctccaaataggGTTTAGGCTATTCCTTGCATCCACATGGAAGGAGTACCCTGCACTATAATATAGGTTAAGCAGTAAATGTAACATGATTCATTCTCAGAGTAAACAAGGGGTAGGATTAGGCATCCctacagcatttatttggcaggaAACTCTGAGTATATAAGTACAACAGTTCATGTGCCGCAGGACATGTCTGTCAAGTACATTTACAGACGGCAGCAACAAAATTTACAGGTTCGAAGTTTGAACACGGTGTTGATCAATCCTTGAGGTTACGTTCTGAAGCAAAGCCTACTTCCCCAAGGAAAAtgattagcacacacacatagcctaAAAGTTATCCAGTCATTTCATGTTagttcttgcagccaacaacagaaaaatTGACGTGCATAGCTCATAATGTTACCTTCCACATCTTCCTGTTACTGGAGTCAGCATTGTACCAATGAAAGTAGTAGTTACTGGgtgtaactccagttctgtgAGTACATGCATagccctctacctgcatgttatcGCAGCCTCAGTAAAGCACATAATTTTTAATATGCTAGAACATTTATCACTGTAATGACGGTTTTGTAAAATCCATGTCGTGGCATAACGTGACACGTGACGAAACCGGTATACCGCCCACCCCTAGCGTGTTGTATAATGCTCTGGTTTGAATATTATTGTAAGAAATGTACAATAATATAAAGATATGTCCTGGTTTCTGTGGTTTAATGATTATACAGATAGCCGTGCTGTGGACGTTGACCACAAGTACCTCTTCATCTATTTTCGAAAAAAGCCTGAAGAAATGTTTTCTTACCGTCTTATGCTAAAACTATTGTTTTCCCCATATAGGCTAAGCAAGAGCAACTCACAATTCAAGTGATGCTACCTCATGttaaaagtaaaacaacaaGTTTCAGTTCTACCATAATAATACCCATTATATTCTGTTTCTCATTATAAGTGGCTATTAAATGCCAAGTATGGAGCGTGTGGTGGTGTGGACAGGAGGTGTGACTGCTGTTTGACTTTCAGAGGTTATGGCTTCGTAAAGTTTGGGGAGGAGAGCGAGCAGAAGAAGGCGATCGAGGAGTGCCAGGGTACGATGCTGGGGGGGAAGCCACTCAGGCTCAGTATTGCTGTGGCAAAGAGGTAAGACACCGACCCCGAAACACGATGGAACATGGCAAAATATCTGGACTGTATGTCACGATTTAATGAACCCCGGCATAAAAAGATGCAGATACCAGCAATGAAAACACAcccagtgagacacagagattATCATAGTAAGTGCTGCAAAGCCACCGATCTGTCACTGTTCAAATAGCTTGGTGGTCTTAAAGTATTCTTATTTCACCTGCAAGTCTTAGTGTGATGCCTCATGCATGTCCCATCATGTGTCACAACCTTTGAATGTGAACGGACCAAAAGACGGGGTGGAATCATTGaaatacacactgtacattttATGCAGTGTAATCATTTCACTGCGTGTATGTACCTCAAGGACAGAATGAAGTATTTAAAGGTGTAGATTCAGTGAGGTACTGAAAATACTTTTGGTTCATGCTGACCTGGCTGGCCTGttcattaacatttaaatagtccccaacaaatacaCCATTTCCTCCTAAACTACAGTGGACTGCACTGCAGTACTgaggctgtttttaaagatttatgtcctGAGTGGGAACAAATGCTGCTGAGATCTAGTAGAAGTGAAATGACACTGAATAAAATATCCCGGGATTTTACTTGAGAACAGTGTTTAAATGATAGTTGGCAGCTCACATactacagagagcagagcagaaagtgtACCTCAGTGTAGTTTCCAGTGAaacatcattcatttcattctgttgtcttctgttctttgctCATATCCATCTTACAGCCTTAAATCCATTTAGATTCCATCGAGACTTAAGGTTAAAACTTTGACGATTTAAAAACTGGTGGTTCATTGGTTCATTTGATGACTTAAGAGatgcacacacttacacacacaccctaTATCATCTTTTAATTTGATGTTGAATCCAATAACTGAGCTGAATTATTCAGTGTCCTTTGCCAAATTTCCATCAAAAGTTAATGagactttgttctttttttgtgttgcagccagaAGATGAGCAACTACCACGGGGGCCAGGGCCAGAATTACCATAGCAACTACAGCCAGTCCCAGTCTAATTACTATGGCAGCAATAGCAGCGGGGGTCAGGGGGGTTACTACTCTCAGTGGGGAGGCTACGACCAGTACGGCGCCTACAATAACAGTGGCTACAACAGCGGCTATAACAGCGGCTACAACAGTGGCTACAACAGTGGCTACAACTACAACTATGGTCCCTATGGATACCCCCCACCAGGCCACATGATGCCACCCCCTCCCATGGGGATGCCACCCATGACCACTGACATGTCAGGAGCTGTCGAGGTGAGGGAATGACCTTGACTCCCATGCTTAAAGGAATACCTGGGTTCCTGCAGGGGTTTTCCTTCTTGTGACATACATTTCCAGTGTTTCAGAAATAACTCCCAATATTGAATGTTTCTCCCAAGCAGGGCCACGAGGAGGCTGGGGACATGGAGGAGGACAATGCAGAAGGTAAGACTTTTCTTTACCACGGTAATGCTCTTCTGTGTTCCACTGTGAACATACAGGAAATGCTGTCAGCCCATCAGCAGACGTGTTCTTGTGTTGCCAGATTAGGTCTTTTTCACATTTGCCATAACTGGTTATGTCTTTCATGTACATATGATATTAAATGTGCAACAGCTGATTAAGATTTTTCTTTAGCAGTGGAGGCAGTGAATATCTTACAGCAATGATGCAGTAAATCCACAGTGTCAGGGTTTTCTGGTGCCACAAACAGGGCCTGGCCATTACCCACGTGTTTGGGTACCTGTTAAGGTGTCCAGTAGAGTTGGTAATTTTCCAACTGGCCACCATCAGCCCAACAGCTGGCAAGATTGCATATATATAGGTCCAATGAAAATACAGGTctaataaacaaaataaacaaaataaacatataataataaaaataaacttcatCCAATGTGTTTTGCAGAACCCATCCCTGACTGTGACGTGGAGCAGTGGAACAAAGATTTCATGCAGCGCAGCGAGGAGCTCTATGACGCCATGATGGACAGTCACTGGGAACCCCTGGACTCTGTCAACTCCCCCATTCCATCCCTTTCTTGATAATTCTTCCTCTTCTGATCCTTCCCTAAACCTTTTATGATTTTTGTACTCCCCATGAATCTGCCATGATCTGACACCCCGTCGACACCTTCAAAGGGCCAGCTTCAGTTCACTGTCTCAGTACTTAGGTAACTGATTGAAGGCTGAGAGTGCATTCAAATACTTGTCCCTCTTCAAGTACACACAATTATTCacttgattttaatgtttaccatgttggTAATATTCAAAAAGTTGTTCGATAATCAGTGAAGTACTGTGTAGTGCATGCCATGACTCTGTAAAGTTTAAGGATGTAGTGCTGAACCAGCCTGTCGACTGGCACACAGTAGCTGTAGCAAACCGAATGTCATgtcaatatttcaatatttaatgATGTCACTGAGGAACAAACTCCACTGTCATTGACTTTTGTTGATCCATGTTGAAACGTGGCACCAGCAGCGTGCCATTGAATATGGCCCCGACTTTTAAAGAAGAGATTGTCTTGTGAAGACAAAAGTTAAAACTATGCCTTAATTGTCATCAGCCATGGACTTCCTCTCAGTCTAGGATGCTCATTAGAGTTATTTTGTATATACACGATATCAGTCTTTCTTGTCTCGTTTTTTAATGAAGGAACTGTCCttgtccttgttttgttttttctgatgtAATGAACATTATCTGGGTAGAGGTTTAAGGATGGAAAGATGCTGATTCTGAGTTTAGCCAAACGGTGATCAACCACAAATTTAATGAATCACTGTTTCTGGACATGAGCTCTGTGTCTTTCTATGTAATAGAACAATGCTTCAACCTCCCGGTCCCTCTGAGCGCTGTGAAACTGCATGTAATGATTTTGTGAGGTTGACAGCTGATTTGCTGTTTGAGATGTCAAGGCAGCATTTatcttctgctgtttgatggctgatgttttgtatatatttttttccctgagacattttatcaataaaataaatttaGGAGGAAAAAGGttcttctgtcttcatcaggAGATAAAGAGTGACGTGTTTCTCTGGCGAGCTTTTTCGATACTGTCGGCATTTTAGAGTTTTGTAAACAGATGTTGGCTCTTTAGTTTTTCATTAAGATTAGGTAATTGGCTAGTTTTCATGTTCAGTTCAGATGCTGTCAGGCAATGGGCTTTCTCAAACATGTTCCTCACATAAGATACTGCAAGAGAAACGCATGGAGTTGTGCATTTCTCCATTTATTTAGCCTCCACAAATGGTGGCCTGACTTCGTTGTTAATTTACATGTTACATATCCATCAAATCATTTCAGTTACTTTCTTTCTCCACATTGTAAACAAATTTGGAGCTGGATGTCAGAAAGTCTGGGGTTCTCAAACATTTCCACTTGTCCTGAGCTCCTGTCTGTGGAGACTCTCCTGTCATCCATTTCCACAGAAAACAGGCCTTCAGAGAACCACAGCGTGTATTTGCAGCAACCATTTGAACACTAGTATCCAACCTTTTGACTTTAGGGACCCCTTTTCTATCATTGAGTAAACTAACAACCCCTGACTGACATATTTCATGGACACTTAATATATTGAATGTGTAACAATAACAATACAGAACAACTGAAAAACTACAATTATCCCAAATTCTGATCAGAACTGCAGAAAATTTGTGTAAAACAAGTGATTTGGATGAAATGGAagcagattattttctccatcagAGTTGAGTTTTCCTAATAATTCCAGGAACTTTATACATTTCTCTGTATTgtatgtttctttcattttaaacaggcATACATATTTAAGAGgcttctttttaaaaaacaggatGAGCCTGTTTAGCAGAGTGAATGCCTGTGTGAGTATAGCTTGTGTTCAGGCCTTCACTGCGCCCTTATCCTGTGAGATTTTTACAAGTTTCTACCTTAAAGGTCCAGGATTTAGTGGCAGCTAgctgtgaggttgcagactgcaacaaACTGAAACCATTCGCCTCACCCTTCCTGTAGAAACTGCAGTGGCCACAAAGTATACAgtacacactaatgaaaacatgcttaTGAATATTATGTTCCGTTTCTGCCACATAGATCCCCCTGAATCCtacacacactggtcctttaaataaTAATCTAAACTTTAAAAATAGCAATTTCACCTAGTTTTcctcacagaaatgaatgaaatgctgacaTATAGGCCTACTGTAAGTAAGTATAAGTAAGTTTTTTCCATAACTCCCTTAAAATCAAAAACCCCTTACAACCCCCCATGAAGCTCTGGGGACCCCACTGGTTCCAGTAAATTAGAAAACAGCATGTTagatgcacagacacatttctgaaagcacaCTTTGTCCATTTGTTCAAAGTTTCAACAGGATTTCGTGTGTTAATCTTAAAAGAGGAcgacaaacaaacaggcaggcTTTGTGTTTGTAAGAGAATCTTCAGAATCAACAGCCACCATCAATGATTGAATTCATCTTTGTGTTGGTGTTACAATCTGTTTCTTCAATTAATTGCGGTGATCATGGTTCATTTTTGCATCCTCTGCTTCA
The Chaetodon auriga isolate fChaAug3 chromosome 12, fChaAug3.hap1, whole genome shotgun sequence genome window above contains:
- the trnau1apb gene encoding tRNA selenocysteine 1-associated protein 1-like isoform X1; protein product: MFNRQTSLWMGDLDPYMDENFIKQAFSAMGESPFGVKIITHRITGGSAGYCFVELADEASVDRCVQRLNGKLVPGSNPPRKFKLNYATYGKRPEAGPEFSVFVGDLASEVDDFQLHQVFKKYLSCKGAKVVTDQYGYSRGYGFVKFGEESEQKKAIEECQGTMLGGKPLRLSIAVAKSQKMSNYHGGQGQNYHSNYSQSQSNYYGSNSSGGQGGYYSQWGGYDQYGAYNNSGYNSGYNSGYNSGYNSGYNYNYGPYGYPPPGHMMPPPPMGMPPMTTDMSGAVEQGHEEAGDMEEDNAEEPIPDCDVEQWNKDFMQRSEELYDAMMDSHWEPLDSVNSPIPSLS
- the trnau1apb gene encoding tRNA selenocysteine 1-associated protein 1-like isoform X2, producing MFNRQTSLWMGDLDPYMDENFIKQAFSAMGESPFGVKIITHRITGGSAGYCFVELADEASVDRCVQRLNGKLVPGSNPPRKFKLNYATYGKRPEAGPEFSVFVGDLASEVDDFQLHQVFKKYLSCKGAKVVTDQYGYSRGYGFVKFGEESEQKKAIEECQGTMLGGKPLRLSIAVAKSQKMSNYHGGQGQNYHSNYSQSQSNYYGSNSSGGQGGYYSQWGGYDQYGAYNNSGYNSGYNSGYNSGYNSGYNYNYGPYGYPPPGHMMPPPPMGMPPMTTDMSGAVEGHEEAGDMEEDNAEEPIPDCDVEQWNKDFMQRSEELYDAMMDSHWEPLDSVNSPIPSLS